AGCTTCCAAGAGCTGTTAGGTGGAGAATACGAGGGGTTTGTTGGGCATCCGGAGGCTGCAACCATGTTTTGTAATTTCGATTTACTTCAAGTGCCTTTATGATTTTTCACTCTTATCCACGGCCAGGATTAGTGGAGTTTGGTTCGATTCAGAGCTGTTTTTCTCAATGCTTAGAAGGACATGGTTTTCTTGTGGCGTGGTCATATAGGAAATAATAAAAGAAGTCCTTGTTATGCATTAAAAGTGGTAGCTCCAACTGATGGGCCATCGCATGGATGATAGCTTTCGATAATAGCAGTTGACTTCCCTtgctcttcttttctttgtgaCTAGTGCTTCTGATTCGATAATAATTGGGCGGCTCTCTAGTAAGCTTGCATTTAACCACATGTGATGTGAACCTGTTTTGTTATGCTCTGTCGTTGTCAGAAAGaactaaatttttgtttttcaaTCTCTATCCCCTCTAGGCCTACTTTGTAACTAAATGCTGGTGGCAGTTTGGTTAGTTAGCAGAGAGTACTGTTACAAGCTTGGATTACTGTATCATAGCTTGCAGCAGGTGAACTGCGACTTGGGGCATTTTTTATCAACTTTTGAGCTCACCTGTTTATGGTTGCAGTGTCGGACTATTACCAGTTTGATGATTTGCTGACTGATGAAGAGAAGGCACTCAGGAAGAAGGTCCGAGGCATTATGGAAAAGGAAATTGCGCCCGTTATGACTGAAGTGCGTTTTTGCTTCTTAGTGAAACATGTCTTGTGTGCTGAATCTTGTGGTGGCCTAGTAGATACCATGCTTCTTCTCTACCATGACATTTTAATCTCCCTTGGACTGACTTGCTGATGCACTCTAAGTCTGCGATACTGCCTCATGTTGTCATAAGCTTACATGGTGTCATTTTACTCTGCAGTACTGGGAGAAGGCAGAATTCCCATTTCATGCCATTCCCAACCTTGCAACTCTTGGCTTAGCTGGTGGTACAATAAAGGTACAAACCAAACAAACCGTGCTCTGCTTCCGAATGTCAGGCCTCATCCACATGCACATTTCATTGATGTTTTGCATTCAATTGTACAGGGGTATGGGTGCCCAGGACTGTCACTTACAGCTAGTGCTATTTGCATAGCAGAAGTTGCACGTGTCGATGCGAGCTGCTCCACATTTATTTTAGTACACTCCTCTTTGGCTATGTCCACGATTGGTAAGTCTAGCATTCGATCTTGGCTAAGAAAACAACTTTGTACAACAAAGCTCAGTgttacagttttttttttcttttttaagtgTAGCCCTTTGTGGTTCGGAGGCTCAAAAGCATAAATACTTGCCTTCACTTGCCCAGTTCAAGACTGTTGGTTGTTGGGTGAGTTACATTGTccaatttatttttaatcattTGCTCTTGTACTGTCAGCACCACTACTCATCGCTTCAGTATTGTGGATGCTATTTGATATTTCACCTTCCTGAGAGAACTGTCTCCTTTCTACAGGCATTGACAGAGCCAGATTATGGAAGTGATGCAAGCTCCTTAAGGACTGCAGCAACCAAGGTTTATTTTATTTGGAAGCATGACATTTTTTCCTGAAGATAAATTTGGATATTTCTATTGATGAGATGTGGCCTTTTGACGCTAACCTTGTTGgttttttcttttggaaggtACCTGGTGGTTGGCATTTGGATGGCCAAAAGCGTTGGATAGGTAACAGCACTTTTGCAGATGTGCTCATCATTTTAGCTAGGAATGCAGATACAAACCAACTAAACGGgtaatcatttttttttctatcctTATGTTGCTGGTACTGTTAATCGTATCTGTTCATCTCAATATGAAGCTATATCTATTGATGAACATTGCAAGGAATACATTGCTTGCTGACAATGAATGTGATACACAATTCTAGATTTATTGTGAAGAAAGGAGCTCCCGGTCTAAAAGCCACAAAAATTGAAAACAAAATTGGACTCAGAATGGTTCAAAATGGAGACATAATTCTTAATAAAGTATTTGTCCCTGAGGAAGACAGATTAACAGGTATCAATTCATTTCAGGATATAAACAAGGTACTTATACATTTTTATTACAACCTCTTATACTCTGCTTTGTCGGATAATCAGAATTGTATTTTGTTAAAGTTTTAATTTTTCTGAAACAGGTTCTCGCTATGTCTCGCATTATGGTGGCATGGCAACCGATAGGCATATCAATGGGAGTTTTTGACATGTGCCATAGGTAGGAATCATCTTACTAAATCTATTTGTAGTTTATCCAGCCTGATATGTTTAAGCTTTCCACTATATCACATTCTTTTACTGAACAGGTACTTGAAAGAAAGGAAACAATTTGGGGCCCCACTGGCAGCTTTTCAGCTCAACCAAGAGAAGCTTGTACGAATGCTTGGCAACATTCAGGCCATGCTTCTTATTGGCTGGCGACTATGCAAGTTGTATGAGTCGGGCAAAATGACGCCAGGCCATGCTAGTTTAGGCAAGGTTAGTAAACTGTAATATAGGCATATAGCTAGCGATCATTTCCTCATCTTGGGTCCCACAAAGATTGCATCATTATTTGTATCTTGTACAATCTACTGAGAAGTGATAACATTGATGCAGGCATGGACGTCCAGGAAGGCGAGGGAGGTAGTTTCTCTTGGCCGGGAGCTATTGGGCGGCAATGGCATTTTGGCTGATTTTCTGGTTGCCAAGGTAAGAGGGGCTCAACATTTATTGAGATTTACTCTTTTGGTATTCTCCAAACATGACAAAATAAGTAGAAAAATTTAAGAATGCCTTAAAGATTTTCGACTACCTGCTTGTTTGTGATAGAATCATTGCACCTTGTAAACCATGTGATTCGAGTTTCAACCTTCCGTGAAGAAAGAAGTTGTCCATAACAGTCCTTGTCTCTGCAGGCATTCTGTGATTTGGAGCCGATTTTTTCGTACGAGGGCACGTATGACATTAACAGCTTGGTGACGGGCAGAGAGATCACCGGGATCGCTAGCTTCAAACCTGCTGTGTTAACGAAATCACGCTTGTGAAATTCTCCTAGTTTTCTCTTACAGAGGAAGCCACAGTGAACATGATAGACACGCATCTTGTATAAATTCTCATGACGGGAATAAGAGCAACTGA
The nucleotide sequence above comes from Panicum virgatum strain AP13 chromosome 3K, P.virgatum_v5, whole genome shotgun sequence. Encoded proteins:
- the LOC120697535 gene encoding acyl-coenzyme A oxidase 4, peroxisomal-like isoform X1, which produces MGSLGGSGGAGAGGKVGLPALDVALAFPQATPASLFPPAVSDYYQFDDLLTDEEKALRKKVRGIMEKEIAPVMTEYWEKAEFPFHAIPNLATLGLAGGTIKGYGCPGLSLTASAICIAEVARVDASCSTFILVHSSLAMSTIALCGSEAQKHKYLPSLAQFKTVGCWALTEPDYGSDASSLRTAATKVPGGWHLDGQKRWIGNSTFADVLIILARNADTNQLNGFIVKKGAPGLKATKIENKIGLRMVQNGDIILNKVFVPEEDRLTGINSFQDINKVLAMSRIMVAWQPIGISMGVFDMCHRYLKERKQFGAPLAAFQLNQEKLVRMLGNIQAMLLIGWRLCKLYESGKMTPGHASLGKAWTSRKAREVVSLGRELLGGNGILADFLVAKAFCDLEPIFSYEGTYDINSLVTGREITGIASFKPAVLTKSRL
- the LOC120697535 gene encoding acyl-coenzyme A oxidase 4, peroxisomal-like isoform X2 is translated as MWRSRSLRPRRRRSSRPPYWEKAEFPFHAIPNLATLGLAGGTIKGYGCPGLSLTASAICIAEVARVDASCSTFILVHSSLAMSTIALCGSEAQKHKYLPSLAQFKTVGCWALTEPDYGSDASSLRTAATKVPGGWHLDGQKRWIGNSTFADVLIILARNADTNQLNGFIVKKGAPGLKATKIENKIGLRMVQNGDIILNKVFVPEEDRLTGINSFQDINKVLAMSRIMVAWQPIGISMGVFDMCHRYLKERKQFGAPLAAFQLNQEKLVRMLGNIQAMLLIGWRLCKLYESGKMTPGHASLGKAWTSRKAREVVSLGRELLGGNGILADFLVAKAFCDLEPIFSYEGTYDINSLVTGREITGIASFKPAVLTKSRL